A portion of the Rhodococcus pseudokoreensis genome contains these proteins:
- a CDS encoding hemolysin family protein, whose amino-acid sequence MSDLFGVLLTFVLLAGNAFFVGAEFALISARRDRLEALESQGKKRARTVILAGENLSLMLAAAQLGITICSILLGKVAEPAIAHLLEVPLHAVGLPAGLLHPIAFTIALALVVVLHILLGEMVPKNIALAGPERTAMLLVPVHLLFIKLARPLISFYNLCANLTLRMLRVEPKDELDVTVSAVELSEMIGESRSEGLIDAEEHRRLTQALETTDRTVTEVMIPLSEARTIPLTEGGTRLGAIEQAVVETGYSRYPVRAEDGSLVGYLHLKDVLDDILDEEAGPDTLIPRSDIRPLPRMSTTTPLAEALASLRRASSHLGAAADPSGQIVGIVALEDLVEEYVGTVRDGTHRNNGVNPGQRTS is encoded by the coding sequence ATGAGTGACCTTTTCGGTGTGCTGCTCACGTTCGTGCTGCTCGCCGGCAACGCCTTCTTCGTCGGCGCCGAGTTCGCGCTGATCTCGGCCCGCCGCGACCGGCTCGAGGCCCTCGAATCGCAGGGCAAGAAACGCGCCCGCACCGTGATCCTCGCGGGCGAGAACCTGTCGCTGATGCTGGCCGCCGCGCAACTCGGCATCACCATCTGCTCGATCCTGCTCGGCAAGGTCGCCGAACCGGCGATCGCGCATCTCCTCGAGGTCCCGCTGCACGCGGTCGGGCTGCCCGCCGGACTGCTGCACCCGATCGCGTTCACGATCGCGCTGGCACTGGTCGTGGTGCTGCACATCCTGCTCGGTGAGATGGTGCCGAAGAACATCGCATTGGCGGGCCCGGAGCGGACGGCGATGCTGCTGGTCCCGGTGCACCTGCTGTTCATCAAGCTGGCCCGGCCCCTGATCTCGTTCTACAACCTGTGCGCCAACCTGACGCTCCGGATGCTGCGGGTGGAGCCGAAGGACGAACTCGACGTCACCGTGTCGGCGGTGGAACTGTCCGAGATGATCGGCGAATCCCGTTCCGAGGGACTGATCGACGCGGAGGAACACCGCCGGCTCACCCAGGCGCTGGAGACCACGGACCGCACGGTCACCGAGGTGATGATCCCGCTGAGCGAGGCGCGGACCATCCCGCTGACGGAGGGCGGCACCCGGCTCGGCGCCATCGAGCAGGCCGTCGTCGAGACCGGCTACTCCCGGTACCCGGTGCGCGCCGAGGACGGGTCGCTGGTCGGGTATCTGCACCTGAAGGACGTGCTCGACGACATCCTCGACGAGGAGGCCGGACCCGACACCCTGATTCCGCGGTCGGACATCCGCCCGCTGCCGCGGATGTCGACCACCACCCCGCTCGCGGAGGCACTGGCCAGTCTGCGCCGCGCCAGTTCCCACCTGGGGGCTGCGGCGGACCCGTCGGGGCAGATCGTCGGCATCGTCGCCCTCGAGGACCTCGTCGAGGAATACGTGGGCACCGTCCGCGACGGCACCCACCGCAACAACGGCGTCAATCCGGGACAGCGAACGAGCTGA
- a CDS encoding 3-methyladenine DNA glycosylase: protein MNVLDASEWIPRRDRHRARVCALIGPHVERRDRGESHPVNDFLFTYYSYRPNQLLRWHAGWGTVLAGGDEYAELRGYHRTDAGVTVDPEFLRRRADTVAFTARLMEATTARPTHLSCFGLHEWAMVYRSEEVRHDGVPLRLGAGGTDSVVESLQLRCTHYDAYRFFTPAAEPRNSVPLTRADQLGREQPGCLHASMDLYKFCYKLAPMIDSDLTVDCFELALAARELDMRASPYDLSGYGYTPIPIETPHGRAEYVREQAALAARAAPLRAALHDRCRRLLAAVGP from the coding sequence ATGAACGTTCTGGACGCGTCGGAATGGATCCCTCGCCGCGACCGGCACCGGGCGAGGGTGTGCGCGCTGATCGGGCCGCACGTGGAGCGGCGCGACCGCGGGGAGAGCCACCCGGTGAACGACTTCCTGTTCACCTATTACAGCTACCGGCCGAACCAGCTGCTGCGCTGGCACGCCGGGTGGGGCACCGTCCTCGCCGGCGGGGACGAGTACGCCGAACTCCGCGGGTATCACCGCACCGACGCCGGGGTCACCGTCGACCCGGAGTTCCTGCGGCGCCGCGCGGACACGGTCGCCTTCACCGCACGACTGATGGAGGCGACCACCGCGCGGCCCACGCACCTGTCCTGCTTCGGCCTGCACGAGTGGGCGATGGTCTACCGGTCCGAGGAGGTGCGGCACGACGGCGTACCGCTGCGGCTCGGGGCGGGCGGCACCGACTCCGTGGTGGAGTCGCTGCAACTGCGCTGCACCCACTACGACGCGTACCGCTTCTTCACCCCGGCCGCCGAACCGCGGAACAGTGTGCCGCTGACCCGGGCCGACCAGCTGGGGCGAGAGCAGCCCGGGTGCCTGCACGCGTCCATGGATCTGTACAAGTTCTGCTACAAGCTGGCGCCGATGATCGACTCGGACCTGACCGTCGACTGCTTCGAACTGGCGCTCGCCGCACGGGAACTCGACATGCGGGCCAGCCCGTACGACCTCAGCGGGTACGGCTACACCCCGATCCCGATCGAGACCCCGCACGGCCGCGCCGAATACGTCCGGGAGCAGGCGGCGCTGGCCGCCCGCGCCGCCCCGCTGCGGGCCGCGTTGCACGACCGGTGCCGCCGGTTGCTCGCCGCCGTGGGGCCGTGA
- a CDS encoding maleylpyruvate isomerase family mycothiol-dependent enzyme — MARDTAPDWVAGERRDLASMLAGLTPEQWDAPSLCAGWRTREVIAHITMPYRLSTPRILLKMVKARGKFNRMSDAQAREDARTLTADALLRTLEENVTHPWKPPGGGFEGALSHDVIHGLDVSVALGLGRRVPDDRLDRVLGGVGPKHVKYFGVDLTGVQLTADDRTWTFGAGAPLRGSAQDLLLVLCGRRLPPGHLSGEPSARFTATG, encoded by the coding sequence ATGGCACGGGACACGGCCCCGGACTGGGTCGCAGGGGAGCGGCGCGACCTGGCGTCGATGCTGGCGGGACTGACGCCGGAGCAATGGGACGCGCCGTCGCTGTGCGCGGGGTGGCGCACCCGGGAGGTGATCGCGCACATCACCATGCCGTACCGCCTGTCGACGCCGCGGATCCTGCTGAAGATGGTGAAGGCGCGCGGCAAGTTCAACCGGATGTCGGACGCGCAGGCCCGCGAGGACGCTCGGACCCTGACCGCCGACGCGCTGCTGCGCACACTGGAGGAGAACGTCACGCACCCGTGGAAGCCGCCGGGCGGCGGCTTCGAGGGGGCACTGTCGCACGACGTGATCCACGGTCTCGACGTGTCTGTCGCGCTCGGCCTGGGCAGGCGGGTCCCGGACGACCGCCTCGACCGGGTCCTCGGCGGCGTCGGCCCGAAGCACGTGAAGTACTTCGGCGTCGACCTGACGGGCGTGCAGTTGACCGCGGACGATCGGACCTGGACCTTCGGTGCGGGTGCGCCGCTGCGCGGTTCCGCCCAGGACCTGCTCCTCGTGCTGTGCGGTCGCCGGTTGCCGCCGGGGCATCTGAGCGGGGAACCGAGCGCACGGTTCACGGCGACGGGCTGA
- a CDS encoding OsmC family protein: MSTHDYTLTVTWTGNRGAGTSGPDTYDRDHVIAAAGKPDLPGSADPSFRGDTARWNPEELLVASLSQCHMLWYLGLAAAAGVVVVDYRDDPTGTMVEHPDGAGEFTEVVLHPTVTVAEAAMTARAESLHARAHAKCFIARSVAFPVHHRPTVVTA, from the coding sequence GTGAGCACACACGACTACACGCTGACGGTCACCTGGACCGGCAACCGCGGCGCGGGGACGTCGGGCCCGGACACCTACGACCGGGACCACGTGATCGCGGCGGCCGGGAAACCGGATCTGCCGGGCAGCGCGGACCCGTCGTTCCGCGGCGACACCGCCCGCTGGAATCCGGAGGAACTCCTCGTCGCGTCGCTGTCCCAGTGCCACATGCTCTGGTATCTGGGCCTGGCCGCCGCGGCCGGCGTGGTCGTCGTCGACTACCGGGACGACCCGACGGGCACGATGGTCGAACACCCGGACGGCGCAGGCGAATTCACCGAGGTGGTGCTGCATCCCACGGTGACCGTCGCGGAGGCGGCGATGACCGCGCGCGCCGAGTCGCTGCACGCCCGGGCGCACGCGAAGTGCTTCATCGCCCGGTCGGTCGCGTTCCCCGTGCACCACCGCCCGACGGTGGTGACGGCGTGA
- a CDS encoding nucleoside hydrolase has translation MSRQRLIVDVDTGIDDSLALLYLLASPEAEIAGIASTAGNVPVEQVAANNLNWLELCGAPDVEVALGARVPLACPLRTTEDTHGPQGIGYAVLPASGRSLSERDATTLWVDLVRDAPGELTGLVTGPLTNLALAIREEPELPRLLRRLVVMGGAFNHPGNTTPTSEWNVSVDPEAAKEVFDAFSGLPEGRRPILCGLDVTETIEMTPDHVRRLAEAAGSTPGEIISPDDGPQVRSTASNAVIRHLSDAIRFYMDFHRTHDQGFLAHMHDPFAAAVALNPAIARTRPATVDVELHGRLTRGTTVADWVGHWNREPNVDVAVSTDPAAFFDDLVDRVGRFAKSVG, from the coding sequence GTGAGCAGGCAGCGGCTGATCGTCGACGTCGACACCGGAATCGACGACTCCCTCGCCCTGCTGTATCTGCTGGCCAGCCCGGAGGCGGAGATCGCGGGCATCGCCAGCACCGCGGGCAACGTGCCCGTCGAGCAGGTCGCGGCCAACAACCTGAACTGGCTCGAACTGTGCGGGGCACCGGACGTCGAGGTGGCGCTCGGCGCCCGGGTGCCGCTGGCCTGCCCGCTGCGCACCACCGAGGACACGCACGGCCCGCAGGGCATCGGGTACGCCGTCCTCCCTGCGTCCGGGCGGTCGCTGTCCGAGCGGGACGCGACCACCCTGTGGGTGGACCTGGTCCGGGACGCTCCCGGGGAGCTGACGGGGCTGGTGACCGGGCCGCTGACGAACCTGGCCCTCGCGATCCGCGAGGAACCGGAACTGCCCCGGCTGCTGCGGCGCCTGGTCGTGATGGGCGGGGCGTTCAACCACCCCGGCAACACCACCCCCACCAGCGAATGGAACGTGTCGGTGGATCCGGAGGCGGCCAAGGAAGTGTTCGACGCCTTCTCCGGTCTCCCCGAGGGCAGGCGGCCCATCCTGTGCGGGCTGGACGTCACCGAGACGATCGAGATGACACCGGACCACGTGCGGCGGCTGGCAGAGGCGGCCGGCAGCACCCCCGGCGAGATCATCTCCCCCGACGACGGCCCGCAGGTGCGCTCGACCGCGAGCAACGCGGTGATCCGGCACCTGTCCGACGCCATCCGGTTCTACATGGACTTCCACCGCACCCACGATCAGGGATTTCTCGCACACATGCACGACCCGTTCGCGGCGGCCGTGGCGCTGAACCCGGCGATCGCACGGACCCGGCCCGCGACCGTCGACGTCGAACTGCACGGCCGGCTCACCCGCGGCACCACGGTCGCCGACTGGGTGGGCCACTGGAACCGGGAACCCAACGTCGACGTCGCGGTGAGCACCGACCCGGCCGCGTTCTTCGACGATCTCGTCGACCGGGTCGGGCGCTTCGCGAAATCAGTCGGCTGA
- the meaB gene encoding methylmalonyl Co-A mutase-associated GTPase MeaB, with product MGRPPVDIDALAQAVRANQRAGLAKAITLVESTRTDHREAAQRLLLELLPESGKAHRVGITGVPGVGKSTFIDALGMHLIGQGHRVAVLAVDPSSTRTGGSILGDKTRMARLTVEKDAYIRPSPTSGTLGGVAKATRETIVLLEAAGFDVILVETVGVGQSEVTVANMVDCFCFLTLARTGDQLQGIKKGVLELADLVAVNKADGKHEREAKGAARELAGALRLIYPHDAVWTPPVITMSGLEGVGLEDFWNTVCKHREVLTAAGQFEENRRRQQVDWTWTMVNDQLLRRLASNTRVKAIRGDVEQRVRDGSLTAALAAAEILDAFDGTDSSAD from the coding sequence ATGGGGCGCCCTCCAGTCGACATCGATGCCCTCGCCCAGGCCGTGCGCGCCAATCAGCGCGCCGGCCTGGCGAAGGCCATCACCCTGGTCGAGTCCACCCGCACCGATCACCGGGAGGCGGCGCAGCGGCTGCTGCTCGAACTGCTGCCGGAGTCGGGGAAGGCGCACCGGGTCGGGATCACCGGGGTGCCCGGCGTCGGGAAGTCCACGTTCATCGACGCGCTCGGGATGCACCTGATCGGGCAGGGGCACCGGGTGGCGGTCCTGGCCGTCGACCCGTCGTCGACGCGCACCGGCGGGTCGATCCTGGGCGACAAGACGCGGATGGCGCGGCTGACCGTCGAGAAGGACGCCTACATCCGGCCGTCCCCGACGTCGGGGACCCTCGGCGGGGTCGCGAAGGCGACCCGCGAGACGATCGTGCTGCTCGAGGCGGCCGGTTTCGACGTGATCCTCGTCGAGACGGTCGGTGTCGGGCAGTCCGAGGTGACGGTCGCGAACATGGTGGACTGCTTCTGCTTCCTCACCCTGGCCCGCACCGGCGACCAGTTGCAGGGCATCAAGAAGGGTGTCCTCGAACTCGCCGACCTCGTCGCCGTGAACAAGGCGGACGGCAAGCACGAGCGGGAGGCGAAGGGCGCGGCCCGGGAACTCGCCGGGGCGCTGCGCCTGATCTACCCGCACGACGCCGTCTGGACGCCGCCGGTGATCACGATGAGCGGTCTCGAGGGTGTCGGTCTCGAGGACTTCTGGAACACCGTCTGCAAGCACCGTGAGGTGCTGACCGCGGCCGGTCAGTTCGAGGAGAACCGGCGCCGCCAGCAGGTGGACTGGACGTGGACGATGGTCAACGACCAGCTGCTGCGCCGCCTCGCGTCGAACACGAGGGTCAAGGCGATCCGCGGCGACGTCGAACAGCGGGTGCGGGACGGGTCCCTGACGGCGGCGCTGGCCGCCGCCGAGATCCTCGACGCGTTCGACGGTACGGACTCCTCAGCCGACTGA
- the scpA gene encoding methylmalonyl-CoA mutase → MTTREVKHAIGSFAEVPLEDPQSPQPSAPTPEQTDELIASAAAANHYSPEQVVWSTPEGIDVKPVYTKSDRDTAEAEGYPLGSFPGAAPFVRGPYPTMYVNQPWTIRQYAGFSTAAESNAFYRRNLAAGQKGLSVAFDLATHRGYDSDHPRVQGDVGMAGVAIDSILDMRQLFDHIPLDSVSVSMTMNGAVLPILALYVVAAEEQGVAPEQLAGTIQNDILKEFMVRNTYIYPPKPSMRIISDIFAYTSAKMPKFNSISISGYHIQEAGATADLELAYTLADGVEYIRAGLDAGMEIDKFAPRLSFFWAIGMNFFMEVAKLRAGRLLWSELVAKFEPKSAKSLSLRTHSQTSGWSLTAQDVYNNVARTCVEAMAATQGHTQSLHTNALDEALALPTDFSARIARNTQLLLQQESGTVRPIDPWGGSHYVEWLTHQLANRARAHIAEVEEAGGMAQAISEGIPKLRIEEAAARTQARIDSGRQPLIGVNKYVPDEADEIEVLKVENSRVRKEQLEKLDRLRADRDSGAVEAALAELSRAAAATEAGASAATGGVSMENNLLALAIDAARAKATVGEISEALEKVYGRHQAEIRTISGVYRDEAGKVDNINKATELVEKFAEEEGRRPRVLIAKMGQDGHDRGQKVIATAFADIGFDVDVGPLFQTPEEVANQAADNDVHVVGVSSLAAGHLTLVPALREALAAVGRPDIMIVVGGVIPPGDFAELYEAGAAAIFPPGTVIADAASGLLEKLAAQLGHDLTGTPE, encoded by the coding sequence GTGACTACTCGCGAGGTCAAGCACGCGATCGGCAGCTTCGCCGAAGTGCCACTGGAGGATCCGCAGTCTCCGCAGCCGTCCGCTCCGACGCCGGAGCAGACGGACGAGCTGATCGCGTCCGCCGCGGCGGCGAACCACTACAGCCCGGAACAGGTGGTGTGGTCCACCCCCGAGGGCATCGACGTCAAACCGGTCTACACCAAGTCCGACCGGGACACCGCCGAGGCCGAGGGCTACCCGCTCGGCAGCTTCCCGGGCGCCGCACCGTTCGTGCGCGGGCCGTACCCCACCATGTACGTGAACCAGCCGTGGACGATCCGCCAGTACGCGGGCTTCTCCACCGCCGCCGAATCCAACGCCTTCTACCGCCGCAACCTCGCGGCCGGGCAGAAGGGTCTGTCGGTGGCGTTCGACCTGGCCACGCACCGCGGCTACGACTCCGACCACCCTCGGGTGCAGGGCGACGTCGGCATGGCCGGGGTGGCGATCGACTCGATCCTGGACATGCGTCAGCTGTTCGACCACATCCCGCTCGACAGTGTCAGCGTCTCGATGACCATGAACGGTGCGGTGCTGCCGATCCTCGCGCTGTACGTCGTGGCCGCCGAGGAGCAGGGTGTCGCCCCGGAGCAGCTGGCCGGAACCATTCAGAACGACATTCTGAAGGAGTTCATGGTCCGCAACACCTACATCTACCCGCCGAAGCCGTCGATGCGGATCATCTCCGACATCTTCGCGTACACCAGCGCGAAGATGCCGAAGTTCAACTCCATCTCCATCTCCGGCTACCACATCCAGGAGGCCGGAGCCACGGCCGACCTGGAGTTGGCGTACACCCTCGCCGACGGTGTCGAATACATCCGCGCCGGCCTCGACGCCGGCATGGAGATCGACAAGTTCGCGCCGCGGCTGTCGTTCTTCTGGGCGATCGGCATGAACTTCTTCATGGAGGTCGCGAAGCTCCGCGCCGGCCGCCTGCTGTGGAGTGAACTGGTCGCGAAGTTCGAACCGAAGTCCGCGAAATCGTTGTCGCTGCGCACCCACTCGCAGACGTCGGGCTGGTCGCTGACCGCGCAGGACGTGTACAACAACGTGGCCCGCACGTGCGTCGAGGCGATGGCGGCGACGCAGGGGCACACCCAGTCGCTGCACACCAACGCGCTCGACGAGGCCCTCGCCCTGCCGACGGACTTCTCCGCCCGCATCGCCCGCAACACCCAGTTGCTGCTGCAGCAGGAGTCGGGGACCGTCCGTCCCATCGACCCCTGGGGCGGTTCGCATTACGTCGAGTGGCTCACCCACCAGCTGGCGAACCGGGCGCGTGCGCACATCGCCGAGGTCGAAGAGGCCGGCGGCATGGCGCAGGCGATCAGCGAGGGCATCCCGAAGCTGCGCATCGAGGAGGCCGCGGCCCGCACCCAGGCTCGGATCGACTCCGGTCGGCAGCCGCTGATCGGCGTCAACAAGTACGTGCCGGACGAGGCCGACGAGATCGAGGTCCTCAAGGTCGAGAACTCGCGGGTCCGCAAGGAACAGCTCGAGAAGCTGGACCGGCTGCGCGCCGACCGCGACTCGGGAGCCGTCGAGGCGGCGCTCGCCGAACTGAGCCGCGCCGCCGCGGCCACCGAGGCAGGGGCGAGCGCAGCGACGGGTGGTGTCTCGATGGAGAACAACCTGCTGGCGTTGGCGATCGACGCGGCCCGGGCGAAGGCCACGGTCGGGGAGATCTCCGAGGCGCTGGAGAAGGTGTACGGGCGTCACCAGGCCGAGATCCGCACCATCAGCGGGGTGTACCGGGACGAGGCCGGGAAGGTCGACAACATCAACAAGGCAACCGAACTCGTCGAGAAGTTCGCGGAAGAGGAGGGCCGGCGTCCCCGTGTCCTCATCGCGAAGATGGGGCAGGACGGTCACGACCGCGGCCAGAAGGTGATCGCCACGGCCTTCGCGGACATCGGATTCGACGTGGACGTCGGACCGCTGTTCCAGACCCCGGAGGAGGTCGCCAACCAGGCGGCCGACAACGACGTCCACGTGGTCGGTGTGTCGTCGCTGGCCGCAGGTCACCTCACGCTGGTGCCTGCGCTCCGGGAAGCACTCGCGGCGGTGGGACGCCCCGACATCATGATCGTGGTCGGTGGCGTCATCCCGCCCGGCGACTTCGCCGAACTGTACGAGGCCGGTGCCGCGGCGATCTTCCCGCCGGGGACGGTCATCGCCGACGCCGCCAGCGGTCTGCTCGAGAAGCTGGCCGCGCAGCTCGGCCACGACCTGACGGGCACCCCGGAATAG
- a CDS encoding methylmalonyl-CoA mutase family protein yields MSLASETEEAARAYADWQHSVAGVLAKSRRIDAAELGPEPQKLLETVTYDGVTVAPLYSPRDERPEQPLPGTFPYVRGADATRDVNAGWLVSARFGDGAEAADVNRSVLDSLENGVSALWLAVGGADLPVRSLETALDGVLLDLAPLTLDAGTDAPLAARALFALLDARAAAGDGVTDRTAVRVDLGAAPLTSAFAGTADVELGDAVTLATESAARSESVRAIAVDGTAFHDAGASDAEELGASIAAGLEYLRVLTASGLTIGQALGQLGFRFSATDDQFQTIAKFRAARLVWARIAQVCGASDFGGAPQHAVTSAAMMAQRDPWVNMLRTTLAAFGAGVGGADAVTVLPFDSALPAGALGVSKTFAARIARNTQLLLLEESHLGRVLDPAAGSWYVEDLTQQVAAKAWEFFQQIEAAGGYLAALDAGLIGERIASTRAQRDSDIAHRKTTVTGVNEFPNLGEAPLPAGAADTGRVARYAAAFEALRDRSDAYLAAHGARPTVFLAPLGPVAEHNVRTTFSANLLASGGIEALNPGPLAIGDGSIAAAAKDSGAGIAVICGTDKRYAAEATAAVEELRAAGIGTVLLAGPEKVVADADGAARPDGFVTARIDAVSVLSGLLDTIESPSDSSGDTGSKK; encoded by the coding sequence GTGTCACTAGCTTCAGAAACCGAGGAAGCTGCGCGGGCGTACGCCGACTGGCAGCACTCCGTGGCCGGAGTCCTCGCGAAGTCGCGTCGGATCGACGCCGCGGAACTCGGTCCGGAACCCCAGAAGCTCCTCGAGACCGTCACCTATGACGGTGTCACCGTCGCACCGCTCTACAGCCCCCGCGACGAGCGCCCGGAGCAGCCCCTGCCCGGCACCTTCCCTTACGTGCGCGGCGCCGACGCCACCCGCGACGTCAACGCCGGCTGGCTGGTCAGCGCCCGCTTCGGTGACGGCGCGGAGGCAGCGGACGTCAACCGCTCCGTCCTGGACTCCCTGGAGAACGGTGTCAGCGCCCTGTGGCTCGCCGTCGGCGGCGCCGACCTTCCCGTCCGGTCCCTGGAGACGGCCCTCGACGGTGTGCTCCTCGACCTGGCCCCGCTGACCCTCGACGCCGGCACCGACGCACCGCTCGCGGCGCGGGCGCTGTTCGCGCTGCTCGACGCGCGTGCCGCCGCCGGGGACGGGGTCACCGACCGCACCGCGGTCCGCGTCGACCTCGGGGCCGCACCGCTCACGAGCGCGTTCGCCGGCACCGCCGACGTGGAACTCGGCGACGCGGTGACCCTCGCCACCGAGTCCGCGGCCCGGTCCGAGAGCGTGCGGGCGATTGCCGTGGACGGCACCGCATTCCACGACGCCGGCGCCTCCGACGCCGAGGAACTCGGCGCGTCGATCGCGGCGGGTCTCGAGTACCTGCGGGTGCTCACCGCGAGCGGACTGACCATCGGGCAGGCGCTCGGGCAGCTCGGCTTCCGGTTCTCGGCCACCGACGACCAGTTCCAGACCATCGCCAAGTTCCGTGCCGCGCGGCTGGTGTGGGCGCGGATCGCCCAGGTGTGCGGCGCCTCCGACTTCGGTGGCGCCCCGCAGCACGCCGTCACCTCCGCCGCCATGATGGCGCAGCGCGACCCGTGGGTGAACATGCTCCGCACCACCCTCGCCGCGTTCGGTGCCGGTGTCGGCGGCGCGGACGCCGTCACGGTGCTCCCGTTCGACTCCGCGCTGCCCGCCGGGGCGCTGGGGGTGTCGAAGACCTTCGCCGCGCGCATCGCCCGCAACACCCAGCTGCTGTTGCTCGAGGAGTCGCACCTCGGCCGGGTGCTCGATCCCGCGGCCGGGTCCTGGTACGTCGAGGACCTCACCCAGCAGGTCGCGGCCAAGGCGTGGGAGTTCTTCCAGCAGATCGAGGCGGCGGGCGGTTACCTCGCCGCACTCGACGCCGGCCTGATCGGCGAACGCATCGCTTCCACGCGTGCGCAACGTGATTCGGACATCGCGCACCGCAAGACCACGGTCACCGGGGTCAACGAGTTCCCGAACCTCGGCGAGGCCCCGCTGCCCGCGGGCGCCGCGGACACGGGCCGCGTCGCCCGGTACGCCGCCGCGTTCGAGGCGCTGCGGGACCGCTCCGACGCCTACCTGGCGGCCCACGGTGCGCGACCCACCGTTTTCCTGGCCCCCCTCGGACCCGTCGCCGAGCACAACGTGCGGACCACGTTCAGCGCGAACCTGCTGGCGTCGGGCGGCATCGAGGCCCTCAACCCCGGACCCCTCGCGATCGGTGACGGCAGCATCGCCGCCGCCGCGAAGGATTCCGGCGCCGGGATCGCCGTGATCTGCGGCACCGACAAGCGGTACGCCGCCGAGGCCACGGCCGCGGTGGAGGAACTGCGCGCCGCCGGAATCGGCACCGTGCTGCTCGCCGGCCCGGAGAAGGTCGTCGCCGACGCGGACGGCGCCGCCCGGCCCGACGGATTCGTCACCGCCCGCATCGACGCAGTCTCGGTCCTGTCCGGCCTGCTCGACACCATCGAGAGCCCGAGCGACTCCTCGGGCGACACAGGGAGCAAGAAGTGA
- a CDS encoding PaaI family thioesterase — translation MSIAHEPAVTGRTNTQRLFGLGAPTRDVDDRGEPLNRMSMDISALAAKTTDISYGGVLAVLLDDLLGFTVWDRRGTRDGLVTAELSMDVVTPRRWRGPTLRAESRLLTVTADGGTSTAQVHDAAGTLIATGTLWGNFVDLPAPVPDGAALPDFPEPGVAPLDWIGGRIEDDGARVVVPANPLIANKLGFVHGGVQACAADLAASAALSRQGADMDTASVRINYFRPVPLDCDTTFTADVIRAGRAVATTRVAGTSGGRVCVEATVTGRRRLP, via the coding sequence ATGAGCATTGCGCACGAACCGGCGGTGACCGGTCGCACGAACACCCAGCGGCTGTTCGGGCTCGGTGCGCCGACCCGGGACGTCGACGACCGCGGCGAACCACTCAATCGTATGAGCATGGACATCTCCGCGCTCGCCGCGAAGACCACCGACATCTCCTACGGCGGCGTCCTCGCCGTGCTGCTCGACGACCTCCTCGGATTCACCGTGTGGGACCGGCGCGGAACACGCGACGGCCTGGTCACGGCCGAGCTGTCGATGGACGTCGTCACGCCGCGGCGGTGGCGGGGCCCGACGCTGCGGGCGGAGAGCCGGCTCCTCACGGTCACCGCCGACGGCGGCACGTCCACCGCCCAGGTCCACGATGCGGCCGGGACCCTGATCGCCACCGGCACCCTGTGGGGCAACTTCGTGGACCTGCCTGCGCCGGTGCCGGACGGTGCCGCCCTGCCCGACTTCCCGGAACCGGGGGTCGCGCCGCTCGACTGGATCGGCGGGCGGATCGAGGACGACGGTGCGCGGGTGGTGGTGCCGGCGAACCCGCTGATCGCGAACAAACTCGGGTTCGTGCACGGCGGCGTCCAGGCCTGCGCGGCGGACCTCGCGGCGAGCGCGGCCCTGAGCAGGCAGGGCGCGGACATGGACACCGCGTCCGTGCGGATCAACTATTTCCGCCCGGTTCCCCTGGACTGCGACACGACGTTCACCGCGGACGTGATCCGGGCGGGCCGCGCGGTGGCGACGACCCGGGTGGCCGGGACGTCGGGCGGGCGGGTCTGCGTCGAGGCGACGGTGACCGGGCGCCGCCGCCTGCCCTGA